Proteins from a genomic interval of Xanthomonas sp. AM6:
- a CDS encoding cell division protein FtsQ has protein sequence MSARPGAPAPLPAAAPARAHVATAVVVVVLLVAGLLSGGWMLGRAQLPAASLAPARWADGEAGRAINQALKLPLQAQADLAGAALRYRLLGDAGPQVALGCPGWLFYRDGLRPPAGVGEAVFAQRVRLMRHWARQLQAQGVQLLVVAVPDKARIEQAHTCGLRHSAPMRARLEQWQQALAAAGVASTDLLPVLQAGQEPVFFRTDVHMNRIGAQRAADAVAASALPLLGGRGGQAFEVGAPGAPKPRMGDLIVLAGLEHAPPAWRPALDREPEQAIAPLRSGGLLDDTPPVEVLLLGSSNGRRSLFAERLGHALGREVWNQSLDGGQFSGALLAAWPQRAQWPPSLKLVVWEFSEMALSLPLTDGERAALAETD, from the coding sequence ATGAGCGCACGTCCCGGCGCGCCTGCGCCCCTGCCTGCGGCAGCGCCTGCGCGCGCGCACGTGGCCACCGCCGTGGTGGTGGTGGTGCTGCTGGTCGCCGGGCTGCTGTCCGGCGGCTGGATGCTGGGCCGCGCGCAGCTGCCGGCGGCGTCGCTGGCGCCGGCGCGCTGGGCCGACGGCGAGGCCGGCCGCGCGATCAACCAGGCGCTGAAGCTGCCGCTGCAGGCGCAGGCCGATCTGGCCGGCGCGGCGCTGCGCTACCGGCTGCTCGGCGATGCCGGGCCGCAGGTCGCGCTGGGTTGCCCGGGCTGGTTGTTCTACCGCGACGGGCTGCGCCCGCCCGCGGGCGTGGGCGAGGCGGTGTTCGCCCAGCGCGTGCGCCTGATGCGGCACTGGGCGCGGCAGCTGCAGGCGCAGGGCGTGCAGCTGCTGGTGGTGGCGGTGCCGGACAAGGCGCGGATCGAGCAGGCGCACACCTGCGGCCTGCGCCATTCGGCGCCGATGCGCGCGCGGCTGGAGCAGTGGCAGCAGGCGCTGGCCGCCGCCGGCGTGGCCTCGACCGACCTGCTGCCGGTGCTGCAGGCCGGGCAGGAACCGGTGTTCTTCCGCACCGACGTGCACATGAACCGCATTGGCGCGCAGCGCGCCGCCGACGCGGTGGCCGCGTCGGCACTGCCGCTGCTCGGCGGGCGTGGCGGGCAGGCGTTCGAGGTCGGTGCGCCCGGCGCGCCGAAACCGCGGATGGGCGACCTGATCGTGCTGGCCGGGCTGGAGCACGCGCCGCCGGCCTGGCGCCCGGCGCTGGACCGCGAACCGGAGCAGGCCATCGCGCCGCTGCGCAGCGGCGGCCTGCTGGACGACACGCCGCCGGTGGAAGTACTGCTGCTGGGCAGTTCCAACGGGCGCCGCAGCCTGTTCGCCGAGCGCCTGGGCCATGCGCTCGGCCGCGAGGTGTGGAACCAGAGCCTGGACGGCGGCCAGTTCTCCGGCGCGCTGCTGGCGGCCTGGCCGCAGCGCGCGCAATGGCCGCCGAGCCTGAAGCTGGTGGTCTGGGAATTCTCGGAAATGGCCCTGTCCCTGCCGCTGACCGACGGCGAACGCGCGGCGCTGGCCGAGACCGACTGA
- a CDS encoding twin-arginine translocation pathway signal: MTAAVFPPPRAQARALWLGLLFAFAVAPALAQAPPAAAGAAQDSSIVMVGKDGWLFPGWGSLTDVDGAAIARNTALIAEARAALAAAGVRLEVLVLPDKALFYEDKLPDGKRMSDAVRGRYALIHDSLGKAQVPAVDALQVLRQVKQGGQEVFYRSDQHWTQPAADAVAVAVAAQVRQQVPRLQGQDGTGMALGSEIKERRFGDLAELFLTDAQRKAVGRDTFTVRRQSEQQALLDDAPAPVHVTGHSMVQPYFGFPQKLSNLLDRPVSVNWKPGNVGPWVMLLEYLESPEFQKTKPQVLVWQMFEPSYVQGPDARGQWDNASIMSAPQWQARLHKALGK, encoded by the coding sequence ATGACCGCTGCTGTCTTCCCGCCCCCGCGTGCGCAGGCCCGCGCCCTGTGGCTGGGCCTGCTGTTCGCCTTCGCCGTCGCGCCGGCGCTGGCCCAGGCGCCGCCTGCCGCCGCCGGCGCTGCGCAGGACTCCTCGATCGTGATGGTCGGCAAGGACGGCTGGCTGTTCCCCGGATGGGGCAGCCTGACCGACGTCGACGGCGCCGCGATCGCCCGCAACACCGCGCTGATCGCCGAGGCGCGCGCGGCGCTGGCGGCGGCCGGAGTCAGGCTGGAAGTGCTGGTGCTGCCGGACAAGGCCCTGTTCTACGAGGACAAGCTGCCCGACGGCAAGCGCATGAGCGATGCCGTGCGCGGCCGCTACGCGCTGATCCACGACAGCCTGGGCAAGGCGCAGGTGCCGGCGGTGGACGCGCTGCAGGTGCTGCGCCAGGTCAAGCAGGGCGGGCAGGAGGTGTTCTACCGCAGCGACCAGCACTGGACCCAGCCGGCCGCCGACGCGGTGGCCGTGGCCGTGGCCGCGCAGGTCCGCCAGCAGGTGCCGCGGCTGCAGGGCCAGGACGGCACCGGCATGGCCCTGGGCAGCGAGATCAAGGAGCGCCGCTTCGGCGACCTGGCCGAGCTGTTCCTGACCGACGCGCAGCGCAAGGCGGTGGGCCGCGACACCTTCACCGTGCGTCGCCAGTCCGAGCAGCAAGCGCTGCTGGACGACGCGCCGGCGCCGGTGCATGTCACCGGGCACAGCATGGTGCAGCCGTATTTCGGTTTCCCGCAGAAGCTGTCCAACCTGCTCGATCGCCCGGTGTCGGTGAACTGGAAGCCCGGCAACGTCGGCCCGTGGGTGATGCTGCTGGAATACCTGGAATCGCCCGAGTTCCAGAAGACCAAGCCGCAGGTGCTGGTGTGGCAGATGTTCGAGCCGTCCTATGTGCAGGGCCCGGATGCGCGCGGCCAATGGGACAACGCCTCGATCATGAGCGCGCCGCAGTGGCAGGCGCGCCTGCACAAGGCCCTGGGAAAGTAA
- a CDS encoding glycosyl transferase family protein, giving the protein MDGLYWNIHLANYYAFLETAAVVVAVVILISSIDDLFIDAWYWVREIWRTLILKQRSQYRPLTQQDLLQRPEQTLAIMVPAWAEYDVIGQMVENMIDVLDYHDYVVFVGTYPNDAQTIAEVERMCRRYKRMRRVEVPHDGPTSKADCLNWLVLAIFDYEKRHGIEFAGVVLHDSEDVLHPMELRFFNYLLPRKDMIQLPVTSLDREWYELVAGVYMDEFAEWHAKDLVVRESVSGMVPSAGVGTCFSRKALVALSEATGNQPFNTDSLTEDYDVGARLAAMGMHSIFARFPVQFRVRRPSWFGWGPVRERTLRMALCVREYFPDNFRASYRQKARWVLGIGLQSWETLGWRGSLATKYLLARDRKGIVTSFISVFAYLIFLQLMLFWVLKVTGAWSTQFPTIFQSGTWQMNVALLTTAALATRVAQRFYFVNRLYGWEHALMSIPRMVVGNMINFMATARAWRMFLLYLLFGKRMVWDKTMHDFPSAAQLVHTRRRLGELLSIWEAVEPERLQQALQQQQGGRQQPLGRILVAQGWLDDETLAEAIAFQGDLPRAAIDVDYLQAGQFPLSVEACVQWRLLPLPPGAPGELAVAVSNALSEAEQARLLQDAHASVLRQSIARESEINAGLRLISGESYRIDAVPLLGDLLVEMRLIARDQFERVLDEYRPQRDGRIGDHLVKQGVATQAAIATAVREQHRRAGLPRYSAGGELQA; this is encoded by the coding sequence GTGGACGGCCTGTACTGGAACATCCACCTCGCCAACTACTACGCCTTCCTGGAGACGGCGGCAGTGGTGGTGGCGGTGGTGATCCTGATCTCCAGCATCGACGACCTGTTCATCGATGCCTGGTACTGGGTGCGCGAGATCTGGCGCACCCTGATCCTCAAGCAGCGCAGCCAGTACCGGCCGCTGACCCAGCAGGACCTGCTGCAGCGGCCCGAGCAGACGCTGGCGATCATGGTGCCGGCCTGGGCCGAGTACGACGTGATCGGGCAGATGGTCGAGAACATGATCGACGTGCTCGACTACCACGACTACGTGGTCTTCGTCGGCACCTATCCCAACGACGCGCAGACCATCGCCGAAGTGGAGCGCATGTGCCGGCGCTACAAGCGCATGCGCCGCGTCGAGGTGCCGCACGACGGCCCGACCAGCAAGGCCGACTGCCTGAACTGGCTGGTCCTGGCGATCTTCGACTACGAGAAGCGCCACGGCATCGAATTCGCCGGCGTGGTCCTGCACGACAGCGAGGACGTGCTGCACCCGATGGAACTGCGGTTCTTCAACTACCTGTTGCCGCGCAAGGACATGATCCAGCTGCCGGTGACCTCGCTGGACCGCGAGTGGTACGAACTGGTCGCCGGCGTGTACATGGACGAGTTCGCCGAATGGCACGCCAAGGACCTGGTGGTGCGCGAAAGCGTGTCCGGCATGGTGCCCTCGGCCGGCGTGGGCACCTGCTTCTCGCGCAAGGCGCTGGTGGCGCTGAGCGAGGCCACCGGCAACCAGCCGTTCAACACCGACAGCCTGACTGAGGACTACGACGTCGGCGCGCGGCTGGCGGCGATGGGCATGCACTCGATCTTCGCGCGCTTCCCGGTGCAGTTCCGCGTGCGCCGCCCGTCGTGGTTCGGCTGGGGCCCGGTGCGCGAGCGCACCCTGCGCATGGCGCTGTGCGTGCGCGAATACTTCCCGGACAACTTCCGCGCCTCGTACCGGCAGAAGGCGCGCTGGGTGCTGGGCATCGGCCTGCAGAGCTGGGAGACGCTGGGCTGGCGCGGCTCGCTGGCGACCAAGTACCTGCTCGCGCGCGACCGCAAGGGCATCGTCACCTCGTTCATCAGCGTCTTCGCCTACCTGATCTTCCTGCAGCTGATGCTGTTCTGGGTGCTCAAGGTGACCGGCGCGTGGAGCACCCAGTTCCCGACCATCTTCCAGAGCGGTACCTGGCAGATGAACGTGGCGCTGCTGACCACCGCGGCGCTGGCCACGCGCGTGGCGCAGCGCTTCTACTTCGTCAACCGCCTGTACGGCTGGGAACATGCGCTGATGTCGATCCCGCGCATGGTGGTCGGCAACATGATCAACTTCATGGCCACCGCGCGCGCCTGGCGCATGTTCCTGCTGTACCTGCTGTTCGGCAAGCGCATGGTGTGGGACAAGACCATGCACGATTTCCCCTCCGCCGCGCAGCTGGTGCACACGCGCCGGCGCCTGGGCGAACTGCTGTCCATCTGGGAAGCGGTCGAGCCCGAGCGCCTGCAGCAGGCGCTGCAGCAACAGCAGGGCGGGCGCCAGCAGCCGCTGGGGCGGATCCTGGTCGCGCAGGGCTGGCTGGACGATGAAACCCTGGCCGAAGCGATCGCCTTCCAGGGTGACCTGCCGCGCGCGGCGATCGACGTGGACTACCTGCAGGCCGGGCAGTTCCCGCTGTCGGTGGAGGCCTGCGTGCAGTGGCGCCTGCTGCCGCTGCCGCCGGGCGCGCCCGGCGAGCTGGCGGTCGCGGTGTCCAACGCGCTGTCCGAGGCCGAGCAGGCGCGGCTGCTGCAGGACGCGCACGCCAGCGTGCTCAGGCAGTCGATCGCGCGCGAAAGCGAAATCAATGCCGGCCTGCGCCTGATCAGCGGCGAAAGCTACCGCATCGACGCGGTGCCGCTGCTGGGCGACCTGCTGGTGGAAATGCGCCTGATCGCGCGCGATCAGTTCGAGCGCGTGCTGGACGAATATAGGCCGCAGCGCGACGGCCGCATCGGCGACCACCTGGTCAAGCAGGGCGTCGCCACCCAGGCGGCGATCGCCACCGCCGTGCGCGAGCAGCATCGCCGTGCCGGCCTACCCCGATACAGCGCCGGCGGAGAACTGCAGGCATGA
- a CDS encoding cellulose biosynthesis cyclic di-GMP-binding regulatory protein BcsB, with the protein MTQTRRRTARFPKGWPLALVLLAPLAPAAAADSVAGQFGEWAGQTTVQRSMTLRDLGFAQPLVLSGQESQREIYLPVPAGVPTHDAKLQVDARYMRGHTGRTSSLLSIDGDPVAARSITDAQGDASQLIGIDGFARANGFVRFGVGWWSVVSEYECADQSAPANVLRLSPESRFSYRFDGRAIDTVAKAWGALPAKVRLLVDGRATSVESYDAAWRVGAALENGGKRVEVVALPAVGGSVDLRGLSIPASLAGIPAYAALADGSASHRIGSLAEVGALLSLGDAGPLAVDVAVLSDPLRAGVRAALDALAGEVGAASPDAASAFAAWRKADMAGFEQPAAKASVQVALVGGRPTLLVATGAGAKVAGLLTEQWRAYALGRSLLVGTALQPPADKGVVLLNRLGNMAGTLDIVARGDRTASFDLGALSSDGRLPSEVVVDVSAAPNPAGQGAVASIFFNDYLVGAKVLNSDGKPQRLVAKVPGYALAARNQVRISFLRQPARPYCHDPATGYPVSVLPSSHIRLSERSLGGDFVGAASQLAGAHEVFVPSSWLQDAPATLAKVIHLASATGASPMAATLKLGDPKTAIAPNGAYLSFMLAPQGLEQTGALRGGKLVVSGPGNQVLLDVAGLDRAALVEVVGSGARTGVIYRELGAQGPQLDAPFRLIRGNLALLDARGVVQDFDGQDPTGAQLAEQADPQPVWQQHMVWLLVLVGVIVFMLLAARVTQVRRRRKSAQSGH; encoded by the coding sequence ATGACCCAGACCCGACGTCGTACCGCACGCTTCCCCAAGGGATGGCCGCTGGCCCTGGTCCTGCTGGCCCCACTGGCGCCCGCCGCCGCCGCCGACTCCGTCGCCGGCCAGTTCGGCGAATGGGCCGGCCAGACCACGGTGCAGCGCTCGATGACCCTGCGCGACCTGGGCTTCGCCCAGCCGCTGGTGCTCAGCGGCCAGGAAAGCCAGCGCGAGATCTACCTGCCGGTGCCGGCCGGCGTGCCGACCCACGATGCGAAACTGCAGGTCGATGCGCGCTACATGCGCGGACACACCGGGCGCACCTCCAGCCTGCTGTCGATCGACGGCGACCCGGTGGCGGCGCGCTCGATCACCGACGCGCAGGGCGATGCCAGCCAGCTGATCGGCATCGACGGGTTCGCCCGCGCCAACGGCTTCGTGCGCTTCGGCGTGGGCTGGTGGTCGGTGGTGTCCGAATACGAGTGCGCCGACCAGAGCGCGCCGGCCAACGTGCTGCGGCTGTCGCCGGAGTCGCGTTTCAGCTACCGCTTCGACGGCCGCGCGATCGACACCGTGGCCAAGGCCTGGGGCGCGTTGCCGGCCAAGGTGCGGCTGCTGGTGGATGGCCGTGCCACCAGCGTGGAGAGCTACGACGCCGCATGGCGCGTGGGCGCGGCGCTGGAGAACGGCGGCAAGCGCGTGGAGGTGGTCGCGCTGCCGGCGGTGGGCGGCAGCGTGGACCTGCGCGGGCTGAGCATCCCGGCCAGCCTGGCCGGCATTCCCGCCTATGCGGCGTTGGCCGACGGCAGCGCCAGCCACCGCATCGGCAGCCTGGCCGAGGTCGGCGCGCTGCTGTCGCTGGGCGATGCCGGCCCGCTCGCGGTGGACGTGGCGGTGCTGAGCGATCCGCTGCGCGCCGGCGTGCGCGCCGCGCTGGATGCGCTGGCCGGCGAGGTCGGCGCGGCGTCGCCGGACGCGGCCAGCGCGTTCGCCGCGTGGCGCAAGGCCGACATGGCCGGGTTCGAACAGCCGGCCGCCAAGGCCTCGGTGCAGGTGGCGCTGGTCGGCGGGCGTCCGACCCTGCTGGTCGCCACCGGCGCCGGCGCCAAGGTCGCCGGCCTGCTGACCGAGCAGTGGCGCGCCTACGCGCTGGGCCGCTCGCTGCTGGTCGGCACGGCGCTGCAGCCGCCGGCCGACAAGGGCGTGGTGCTGCTCAACCGCCTGGGCAACATGGCCGGGACCCTGGACATCGTCGCGCGCGGCGACCGCACCGCCAGCTTCGACCTGGGCGCGCTGTCCAGCGACGGGCGCCTGCCCAGCGAAGTGGTGGTCGACGTCTCCGCCGCGCCGAATCCGGCCGGGCAGGGCGCGGTCGCCTCGATCTTCTTCAACGACTACCTGGTGGGCGCCAAGGTCCTCAACAGCGACGGCAAGCCGCAGCGCCTGGTCGCCAAGGTGCCGGGCTACGCGCTGGCCGCGCGCAACCAGGTGCGGATCAGCTTCCTGCGCCAGCCGGCGCGCCCGTACTGCCACGATCCGGCCACCGGCTACCCGGTGTCGGTGCTGCCCAGCAGCCACATCCGCCTGAGCGAGCGCAGCCTCGGCGGCGATTTCGTCGGCGCCGCCTCGCAGCTGGCCGGTGCGCACGAGGTGTTCGTGCCGTCGAGCTGGCTGCAGGATGCGCCGGCGACGCTGGCCAAGGTGATCCACCTCGCCAGCGCGACCGGCGCCTCGCCGATGGCCGCCACGCTCAAGCTCGGCGACCCGAAGACCGCGATCGCGCCGAACGGCGCCTACCTGAGCTTCATGCTGGCCCCGCAGGGCCTGGAGCAGACCGGCGCGCTGCGCGGCGGCAAGCTGGTGGTGTCCGGCCCGGGCAACCAGGTGCTGCTGGACGTGGCCGGGCTCGACCGCGCCGCGCTGGTCGAAGTGGTCGGCAGCGGCGCCAGGACCGGGGTGATCTACCGCGAGCTGGGCGCGCAGGGCCCGCAGCTCGACGCGCCGTTCCGGCTGATCCGCGGCAACCTGGCGCTGCTGGATGCGCGCGGCGTGGTGCAGGACTTCGACGGCCAGGACCCGACCGGCGCGCAGCTGGCCGAGCAGGCCGACCCGCAGCCGGTGTGGCAGCAGCATATGGTGTGGCTGCTGGTGCTGGTCGGGGTGATCGTGTTCATGCTGCTGGCCGCGCGCGTGACCCAGGTCCGCCGTCGCCGCAAGTCCGCCCAGTCCGGGCACTGA
- the wecB gene encoding UDP-N-acetylglucosamine 2-epimerase (non-hydrolyzing), translating into MKVLSVFGTRPEAIKMGPLVRALHAAPDIDSLVCITGQHRAMLDQVLSLFEIQPDHDLDVMVANQTLNGLCSRLFARLDALYEQVQPDRVLVHGDTTTAMTAALAAFHRRIPVGHVEAGLRTGNLEQPWPEEMNRRVIDVVADHLFAPTDSSGRNLEQEHLSGRISVTGNTVIDALEQTVERLQRDAALRGAVDAQFPFLLPERKLLLVTGHRRESFGDGFANICRALAELAQRPDLQIVYPVHLNPNVQGPVRAQLGGLDNVHLIAPQDYLAFVRLMQRAHVVLTDSGGVQEEAPALGRPVLVMRAVTERPEAVQAGVVKLVGTDPARIVAAVHAACDQPARPAQFLPDASPYGDGRASARIVAALRGLPFDPFVPGRAAAVSHSLSSDLMP; encoded by the coding sequence GTGAAGGTTCTTTCCGTTTTTGGCACGCGCCCTGAAGCCATCAAGATGGGGCCGCTGGTGCGCGCGCTGCACGCCGCGCCGGACATCGACTCCCTGGTCTGCATCACCGGCCAGCATCGGGCGATGCTGGACCAGGTGCTGTCGCTGTTCGAGATCCAGCCCGACCACGACCTGGACGTCATGGTAGCCAACCAGACCCTGAACGGTTTGTGTTCGCGGCTGTTCGCCAGGCTCGACGCCCTGTACGAGCAGGTGCAGCCGGACCGCGTGCTGGTGCACGGCGACACCACCACCGCGATGACCGCGGCGCTGGCCGCCTTCCATCGGCGCATCCCGGTCGGCCACGTCGAGGCGGGCCTGCGCACCGGCAACCTGGAGCAGCCCTGGCCGGAGGAAATGAACCGGCGGGTGATCGATGTGGTCGCCGACCATCTGTTCGCGCCCACCGACAGCTCGGGCCGCAACCTGGAGCAGGAACACCTGTCCGGCCGCATCAGCGTCACCGGCAACACCGTGATCGATGCGCTGGAACAGACCGTGGAGCGGCTGCAGCGCGATGCCGCGCTGCGCGGCGCGGTCGATGCGCAGTTCCCGTTCCTGCTGCCGGAGCGCAAGCTGCTGCTGGTCACCGGGCACCGCCGCGAGAGCTTCGGCGACGGCTTCGCCAACATCTGCCGGGCGCTGGCCGAACTGGCGCAGCGCCCGGACCTGCAGATCGTCTACCCGGTGCACCTGAATCCGAACGTGCAGGGCCCGGTCCGCGCGCAGCTGGGCGGGCTGGACAACGTGCACCTGATCGCGCCGCAGGACTACCTCGCCTTCGTGCGCCTGATGCAGCGCGCGCACGTGGTGCTGACCGATTCGGGCGGGGTGCAGGAAGAAGCGCCGGCGCTGGGCCGGCCGGTGCTGGTGATGCGCGCGGTCACCGAGCGCCCCGAAGCGGTCCAGGCCGGGGTGGTCAAGCTGGTCGGCACCGATCCGGCGCGGATCGTGGCCGCGGTGCATGCCGCCTGCGACCAGCCGGCGCGACCGGCGCAGTTCCTGCCCGACGCCAGCCCCTACGGCGATGGCCGCGCCTCGGCGCGGATCGTGGCCGCCTTGCGCGGCCTGCCATTCGACCCGTTCGTCCCCGGCCGTGCCGCGGCGGTTTCCCATTCCCTCTCTTCAGACCTGATGCCATGA
- the def gene encoding peptide deformylase, whose product MIRDIIRMGDQRLLRIAQPVDDFGSEALHALVADMFQTMDAARGVGLAAPQIAVDLQLMVFGFDSNARYPDAPPVPRTALANVQIEPLSDELEDGWEGCLSIPGLRAVIPRYRHIRYRGVDPDGAAVVREAEGFHARVVQHEHDHLIGRLYPSRIRDFGKFGFEDVLSYEL is encoded by the coding sequence ATGATCCGCGACATCATCCGTATGGGCGACCAGCGCCTGCTGCGCATCGCGCAGCCGGTCGACGACTTCGGCAGCGAAGCGCTGCATGCCCTGGTGGCCGACATGTTCCAGACCATGGATGCCGCGCGCGGGGTCGGCCTGGCCGCGCCGCAGATCGCGGTGGACCTGCAGCTGATGGTGTTCGGCTTCGACAGCAACGCGCGCTATCCGGACGCGCCGCCGGTGCCGCGCACCGCGCTGGCCAACGTGCAGATCGAGCCGCTGTCCGACGAACTGGAGGACGGCTGGGAAGGCTGCCTGTCCATTCCCGGGCTGCGTGCGGTGATCCCGCGCTACCGCCATATCCGCTACCGCGGCGTGGACCCGGATGGCGCCGCGGTGGTGCGCGAGGCCGAAGGCTTCCATGCGCGGGTGGTGCAGCACGAGCACGACCACCTGATCGGCCGGCTGTACCCGTCGCGGATCCGCGACTTCGGCAAGTTCGGCTTCGAGGACGTGCTGTCCTACGAGCTGTAG